Within the Corticium candelabrum chromosome 6, ooCorCand1.1, whole genome shotgun sequence genome, the region TAGATGAATTCTTCAGCTGAATCATCTAACAGATAATTCCCACGCGACTACCACCTGCAACTCTTTCTGCACTTTTAGTTGCTTTTCTCCTTACAGAATCCATGCCTGTATGAGCGTCCACATTCCCAGCTTGTTCATTGATTGTCTGCTCTTTACTGCTGTGTACATTCAAAACATGTCGTAGTCTCCATACAAATCACAATCACATATTTTTTAGATTTATCTTACCTTTCATCATCCATGTTACACGCTGCAGCAGTTGAATTAGAATTTTCTGAGATAAATCATATTCACAAGATGTGAAAGTTAAGAATTTCACTTTCACTCGAAACTACCTGCATCTTTTACAGCTGAATATCGTTGTGGTTGCATCTCCAGTTCATCCTCAAATGCTTCGAAAAATTGTTTCCAATTGTCAATCACATTTTGACTAAATTCTCCAGCCTCAAGAAAGTCTGATATTTGAGACAACTGCCTCATTACATATCCAACTGATGACTGCATTCGTTGTTGTTCTGCATCAATTACGCCTATAATTAGAAGTAACAAACCAAATACCGTATTACCGCATATAGAGCGCGGCATGCTGGTTTATGACGGGAGATTACCAAGTGCCGTTATACGTGTACCCCGGGGTAATACCGTCATGCTGGACTAAGCGGGGGTACTTAACCAAATCTTCACACTGCTAACTCTATTATTCAGACATAACTCGATCCTTCACCCAGTCTTGGACACAACTTCTGGGGACTCCCGAACATTTTGCCGTGCAAGACACATTGCTATCCAATTTGTCAAACATAGACAAAACGTCTAACTTCTTCTGTATAGTGTAGGGCTCTCTTCCCTTCACACCTGCATTTGTAGTAATGCTGAAGGCTGCTCATCATGTGTTCCACTGTCGTCCATGTGGACACATGTGCATATCACATAAACGTGTGGCAACATACCTAGTCTGAGGCCAGTAAAACATCAATGCCTCGCATATACTGGAAAACCCACTGTATACCGGTATGCCGATGGGGTTACCACAAAGGTTCAATGCCAAATTTGGTAATGTCTGCTTATGCTGGCATGCCGCTATATGCGGTAATATGGTAACCACTTAAGGCTAGGCAAACCacttgattcacagtttatTGTCCAGCCTTTTTCACTAAGACATGCGGGCGATGAGTCATGAAtctttatttaatattaatatgctTGCAGTTACAGTAAACTATCTGTATATTACTATCGACTGACTCTGAATGGTTCGCTATCAAGTTTGGCACATACTAGTATTAATAAAATTCATTTTATTATAACGTTTCTAATCTTTCAACAGGCCCTTGTTGATTCTGTCAAAAGAAGCACAATCACGACAATGAGGATAAAATATTTCAGAGCTCTTGGGCATTGTCAGTTCAGTTGAGCTCCCGCAGTGAACACAGATAGGTCCATCTGATCCATATAGACAgtgtaataataaataataaaacttGTTTCGTTTTCCCAGAATATGATGCGGGCAATGACGataaactgtgaatcaagtttgcCTGCATAGCCTAAAAATAAACATTGGGTCCACGCAATGGGAAGTTGTGCATTTGTATCATCTCAACAAACCTGTACAACATGTATAgattaaaaataattacaataattcAAGTCTAATAATTTGCAATGTTATCATGAGGTTGTCATACACAATATGCCATTCTCAAAATGCCACACAGCAAAGGCAGAAACAGAAAGGCAAATAAAAAGAAAAATCAGAGACAGTTGAGGAAGTCATTTTGAAGAATGGGCATGTGTGACTATCAACCAGCATTCATAGCATTTACATGACACAAGTGCTTTGAGCCAGTGAAAGCATACTAAAATACATAACGACTTAAGGCTGGTTCATAATTTTGACTCGCTGACGCTCAAACATCgtgttgacgctgatgctgatgctggaataggattcatttctattccagcgccAGTGttagcgtcagcgtcaacatcggcgtcagcgtcaatattgtgaaccaggctttattTAGATTGGCAAGAATTGCCAGCAAATGTCAGCACTGCTGGCTTTTGCACAACATTTACCATAAAACTGAGTCCGACCTAGGTACAAATGCTCATGTAAAAGGACATTATACAGCCAGTGTGTAGTAACAAAACATATAACAGTACACTATATAAGCCTTAGCTGGACTAAGTAAAAGCATCACCTGAGACCAAACCACATCATGCATGTTATACATCTGAAGAGTAACATATAGATGTAACCTACTGTACCTTGATGTTCTAAATGTGACTGAAGCAGCATTCGTGTTTCCAGCTCATTCAGGTAAGCAAAAAAAGATTGTTTCCATTCTTGAATAAGATCTCCATTCCACACTCCAGTCTCCATAACGTTAACTGCTACATTGAGCATTCTCATCGTAACATTCACAGATAACAGCTGTAAATGTTGTTGGGCAAAAGAGATGTCACGTCTGTAAGCCATGTCTACAAATTAACCAGCACCTACAAATTAACCCCACATAAACACTTATGACTTCCTGCACTAGGCGTAACACAGTActgtataaccggttatttctgcattcatgatatttctgcaaattctgcaaagaaatgACGAAGCgcataaataaaattttgcaGATATTTAGGCTTATCCTTGGAGTCCCAGGCAGTCTCTGTTCGACACGTACATACCTGGTATGAGTACAATACAGTACCAGTAATTGTCTTCGtggttggaatgcagaaataattcgcagtaattaattaattaattaacttttgtctaaattctTAAATCACAGAAATTTAAGACTgaagaaataaccggttatacggtaTTGTGACAAGAAGTAATGCAACACGACAAACGAACATAACATATATAGTTTAaaagtacatgtacaatggtttgtcattttgcattaattaattaattgtgctCTCTTGATCTCGCCCAGGACATCTAATCGCACATCAACTTGTATTACTAGTTGGCAAGTCGACATCAACTTGTATTACTAGTTGACAAGTCTTCTTTTGAGCCATGATGATATATGAACGAGTGCTAATAGGATGTCGTCAGCACGTGACGCTTGAGTGTCTGGTAAACCTAGGATGTTATTTATCTACCTTGTACAATTTCCTCTCACCTTTTCGTCGAGAGCGCTCTTACGATAAGAAATTGACACGACAGTACTTCACGCCAAAATCGACCTGTACAGTGTAGCAACTTCGGCAGTAACGCACGTTAGCCTAACCTCTTGGGATACGTCACGTGTATAATTTTCCGTGTTTATGCGTGCGCtataaatagataaatgtGTTTTACACAAGACTCGACAAGAATGTACaagtttgctattaattaattaattaatggatgaAATCTATAAAAGTCTATTGACTGAAATTACATTCAGTTTCTTACAATACGTTTGATGTCTCTCTCACTTTCAACATTTGAAAAAAATATATTGAAATGTCTGGCACGTTGTAATTTGAAGCGTAACTTCTGACAGTACTGTATAAAAtatctactatataaagctcaaattgtctgtctgtctgtctgtctgtctgtctgtctgtctgtctgtgtgtgttcgcgtttgggggccacgtcttttgtccggtctcaaccgaaatcggcacgcacactcggcacacacaggggaaggtttgcgtaaaaaaattaaaaaattatgcaccgggtcccctctcgaggggtcgacccacgcgcaaaatttctcgatgatgcaaacgctacacattcccgttcattcgaacacacgcccacactactcccgtgtagaccgtatgcatcgtcgtccttcgcaaagcttcgagcaatcgaatatctcttgccgacgaaacttactcttctagcgctttcgtttctctccaaattctgattgcatttgcaccgaatccaacctacacgttttctgcagcaagcgctacacggggagtgtgtcgatttctatcgaaacaagcgcaaaGAGCAAGGTTCGAactcattcagcacatccgggacctcgcaacaaagattgcacgtgacgtgtccacagatctttacactacagtatcttgcccgtacgaaggacgggccatgtataaagctcaaattgtgtgtgtgtgtgtgtgtgtgtgtgtatgtgtgttcgcgtttggcggccacgtcttttgtccgttcgcaaccgaaatcggcacgcacactcggaacgcacagaggaaggtttgcgtaaaaaataatgcaccgggtcccctctcgagggatcgacccacgcgtaaaatttctcgacgacgcgaacgctacacattgcagttcattcgaacacacgcccgcaccagtaccgtgtagactgtatgcatcgtcgtccttcgcaaagcttcgagcaatcgaatatctcttaccgacgaaacttactcttctagcgctttcgtttctcttcaaattccgattgcatttgcaccaaatccaacctacacattttctgcagcaagcgctacacggggagtgtgtcgatttctatcgaaacaagcgcgaagagcaagattcgaattcattcaacacatccgggacctcgcaacaaagattgcacgtgacgtgtccacaggcctatctttacactacagtcttgcccgtacgaaggacgggccatggatcctagtaataaatatattaattaatcaaacgtTACTGTAACGTTTAGCAAATATTAATCTAGCTAGTACATTTTAGctaatacatgtatatttgtttgaGCTAATGCCTCAGTATACAGTTGAGTTCTAGTTATGCTGCTAGACATACATGCTGAGTGTAAAGCATTACTGACAGTCTGTGATATTACATAGTACTGGCAGGCTGCATGATGGGTACATATACGTACGCGGTTAGGGTCTGGTTGCTGTGATTCTGTAaaactaacgcacgttaataataataaaattaacgATCAAAGACTATGAACGCAAAGGTTTACGACTTCGAGTTCAGCACTGAACTGCGGCAAGTTGAAGACGTTATTCTAAGTGTATTCCATACTGTCCTTTTTTACAGAACGTCAGGCAAAGTCCAATTTCGCCAAGAAGGTGTGTCCCTTGTTGCGTCATCAAACTTGTGtctcaatttttcttttctctaAAGGTTCCTATTCGGTCGGAACGGTGGGAtatgaagatgttgattgtgaaACAGTGGACTTTACATATGTACGTTGTATGTGCCCACAACTTGAAGAGAAAATGCGAAGAGATGTGAGAGATTTCGTTGAGGCGTTTGGTAGAGAAGTGAGAAGCGGGAGAGTATCCCTACAGTTCTATGAAAAACGTAAGTCTCGATGGCCGTTTGGAGAAGACGCCGCCATTTGGGAAATGTGGAGAATAAAGGTAGATGTTGTGCGTGCTGCCAATGAAAAggaaagacaagaaaacagtGAGAGACTATCAGAGAAACTGGCGGAGACAGTAGCGAGCGTGGCCGCAGCTGTCAGTCGAGCTGACTACACTCCACGAGTTCCAAACGAACGTGATGTGGGAAACGTGTTTGAAACAAGGTACAGAGAAGTCGAGCCTTACCTTCACAGACTTGTACAGCAGGTCGGTGGTGAGGAGGCCTCGACTATGTCAGGAGTGACCGGAGTCTTCAAGAAGATATTTAGAGAAGCGCTGACTTACTAAGCGTTTTAGAATTAATTCTATCATGTCCAGACAGTGGGAAAGAATGTATGTCCATATGTACCTGTATACCTATATGTATGTAGTGATTTATTTCAGATATTCATTGCAACCTGCAAAGCTCAGCTgcatttacaaaatttaaacTATCACTGCTGTTACACTCTGTACAGAATGGAAGACATTATAGCTTTGCCACTGTAATCTGAAGGACTTCTTGTGATCATGCATTCTGATTCAGGTGTGGACTAGACTTGATGACCACGAAATGTTGCAGTAACTACTATATAGTGTGGTGATCAACCTTCAAGTTGCACTCTACAGACAAATAACCGAGCGAGATATGTTCACTACAAGATACTGGTAAGGTACCAAACCTGTGGCTATTGCTAATTACCATCGGCATATAATTTTGGATCGATATTGTAGATCTTGACCTTATTCCTGCCTTCCAGGTGCAGTCgttgcttgacatttgtcTGTACTATAAAATCAGAGAAGTTTGATGCCAAACTTTAATTAGGCATATTCCGTCAATATCAGTAGCAAtgttatcaattaattaattaagtacacaAGATTACATTGTCACTCTTTCtcaaaaattatttcttattttttacTATAGAAAATAGCAATGCAGGCACCTGATAAAACACAACATTCTGTGAGTATTGGTTTTGAGTTGGCAGTCTGAGTTGGTCCTTCGCCATCTGTAGAAATGATGTCAATGAGACAGccacagatggagagaaaggaaaGGGGCACAgcatacagacacagaacGGTGGCAATTTCCTGACTAATAGCTGACAGAACGTACAGCCTGCTGAGAGATTCGGTAGCAATTACCAAACCAGCTGACAAGGGCTACAAGAATTTGGTGAAGTCACACTTCCAGCCCAAACCAGTCGTGATTGCAGAAAGATTGAGATTCAAATTCCAGCATCGAACCAGTGGCATTAGATATATGGGATCTGGAAGCACAGGCCACCCCAAAATTTTCTGATGCACAGTACTTTTGCTGTTCTTTTCTATGACaatttttgtcttctttgtatTCGTACTTCAGTCTGTACACGAAGAGTTCTATTAATTACTAACAGTGTGGCTTCTTCCAGTGCAGCTACAGTGGCTGCTTCTCGATCATTTAAACGTTCTCCGACCAAAAtaacagagagaaagacacaaattacaaaaatCTTTAATTAAGAACATTGTAGAGACATTAAGCGTGTAGACAGTAATGTTTGTCAGTTGCACACAAATGCCTGTCAACACGAATCTTTAACTGGTTTGCTCGTTTCCGCAAACCGTGTTGCAAACATTTTCAGAACTGAGTCAGTACAACTTAATCCAAACTCCATTGTCAAAACCATATGAATTTTGAGTACTTAACTATTACCAGAATAATTAGAGAGAAACAACCACTGTATAGACTACTACCCACATTTCATGCATTGTTCAACACGTCTGACAAGTCCAGGTTGATTGCCACTTTATCGAATGCTAAGAATCTCGATCTCAAAGATCAGATCAGCATTTGGAGTGATTGTATAATCTCGTTAAGGACTATATACACACAGTTTATCTAAACTGTCACAACAGGCCACTCTCAGATCACATACGACAGATAATTGATTGAGTAATTAAAAGGAAGTAGATAGAGGTAAGAGACAAAAACCAGACAATCTAACAAACAGAGGTAAGTGACAAAGTGGATATCCCCAAGCTGGAAAGCCTTGTGCACCATATCCTTTGTAACCAGCAATTGTGAGGCGAGCAACTTCTCCTTGGCACATTGTTAGACATCCTTCATCCCATCCTACATACAAGTAGAAAGTGATAATTATCACGCAGActgctgacacacacacacacacacacacacacacacacacacacacacacacacacacacacacacacacacacacacactacagcaAACAGTCTGGTACGTGTATgtacttgtatatatatatatatatatatatatatatatataatacagtaAACTCATGTGACCCAGCAGCCTCACCCGTAATGACTTTTCCAAGTCCAACTTGGAATGTGAAAGGTTTTTGACCAGGATCTTTCGTACTAAAACAGAAgtcaattattaattgttgTACAATTGCTACAAGTGTACAATCTCCTAAAATACCAAACCTCCAGAATTTCTTGGTTGGTGGTCCAGCCAAGCTACCAGTACAGTGAACTGTTATCTCGTTTCCAGACTTCACTTGCCGACCAGACCCCTCTCTAACTATCTCCTTCTTCACACCGTCACTCACTTGTGTCTGACTCATGTTTCCACGCGCTGTCGCACTCCTTACTGCTTGCGTGTACACAGAGTAACTGCCACGTCGCGCAAGCGCGTTATGAAAAGCAGTCATAAATTAGCATATCGGGGTGCGGTAAACGGTAGCCGGAACTGGGAATGTCGAGGACGCTCAAGCAACGAGCGAAGGGAGAACTGGTGACCGACTTGAGTAAGTGGAGATTGAAGAATGTATGCGGTCGTCAGACGTGGCACTATGATGAGGAAGGAAAATGGGGACGAGAACAGACGTTGTTTGAGAGACATGCGTTGGGATTAGACACGGTAACACACGTCCTCTTGTATTGCATATGTCAATCAATGCAACTGAACGTAGTATGCAACTGAACGTAGTATGCAACCAGCACTTCATTCTTACTTTAGATACATGGATTGGGAATCACGTGacacaggcagacggacagacaggcagacacacacacacacacacacacacacacacacacacacacacacacacacacacacacacacacacacacacacacacacacacacacacacacacacacacacacacactagacagcTCTGCATTttatttgcaaatttttgttggactttaCTTTTCTGGTGAATGTTTATTTCgcatttaaatatttaaatgttaatattaattatttaagtatttaattaatataattatattgtaCAATTATgaattataatatattataactaattaCAATTATATTGTATATGAAATAGATAATACAaaattatttactatttattgtGATTTAAGTCTTTTCTAAAAATATATCTAATTgagtattatatatatatatatatatatataatgattTGCCGGTGttgtctgttagtagtttgttataaaatataatattatttctatatatatatataaagtattaaatttactaattaaattaaattattaatatcaataatttaagTATGTAAATATTGATTAAGTATCTTAAATATTAAGTAGTAAATTTTCTTTGGACCCTACTTTTCGAGTGAATGTTTATTTGGCACTTAAGTGAATCTATTAGTGGTAggattttaattattaatttattacatgAGATGTGATTTTggtcttgtttttgttttctagaGTGATATTGCTCCTGATTTACCGCCTCCTTCTCATCTGTCTGAAGTTCTTCAAAATGGAATGTCGTTCTACTGCAGGCTGCAAGTGGAAGATGGTCACTGGGCTGGAGACTATGGTGGGCCATTGTTCTTATTGTCAGGTGAGTTATTACCAACACATGACGTAAGGAtctattcatttatttattactgtgTTTTTAAGGTTTGGTCATTACATGTTATGTGACTGGAGTTTCACTTGCACAACATCAGAGAGTAGAGATGATTCGGTACCTTAGAAATGTCCAAGGAGTTGATGGAGGATGGGGATTGTAAGTGTTAATTTGCAATAATTAGAAAGGAAGGCAAGATAGAAGTTTGGTGGTAGGCAGTCAATGTTTAGAATGCCCTCTGTTGCTATCCAGTTGTTCTGTTGCTCATTAATTTTACACCAGTTAGACTGTAATTGTTTTCTCACTAACTGTTTACTATCAGAGCTAGTCTACAGCTGTGTTGCgttgttgacatagcaacagTAGAGTATATGCATGTGTCTAATTATCTGTATGTCATTGCAACACCTAGGTAATTGGTGGCTTGGGCTCTTGTGACAATTTAGCACATATGTAACTATACCTAACAATGAGGGCATGTGAAGGAGGCGTAGCAAGTTGTCGAGTCGTTCAGTTACTGGTCTATAGTGTCATTACtctaaccctagcgcatgcacGCTTCTGgttaactatatatatatatatatatatatatatatatatatatatatatatatatatatatatatatatatgtaagcACATTTAACCTGAGCACATATGCGTTAAGGTTACAGTAATACCACTATGGACCATTGAAtgccaaacaaacagccaatgtTATCACTATAACATACCAGTTGATGTGATGATGTCGTCATGCTTTCAAGAATGTCGACAGTCCCATGTGGTAGTCAATGTGTCCTGTCCCCTTCTCATGCTCTTCATGTTATAATTAGCAGATGCCAGTACatgtgcagcagctgtttcGTAAGCAGTGAGGTTTCAGCACTTTTGAGCTTCTTCATTGAGTGAGAAGTGATCATGTCTTCACAGTTTGGTCAGTGTGCTATAGAAGTAGACGAACACGTTAAGGTTTTATTGTATTTCAGgtaatttgtattattatattttgataTTTGCTATTATTTAAATGTAGTTAAAAGGTGTGTATTGTGTTACAGCATTAAATTGCAGTCATTTGGCAGATAGTATGTTGATTGAActatgtgttgttgtgtttgaaggCACACAGAAGGCAAATCAACTGTGTTTGGAACAGCTCTAAATTATGTCGCCATGCGCTTGTTAGGAGTTGATAGTGATGACAATGATGTTGTGCGTGCAAGAGTGTTCCTTCATCAAAAAGGCTAGTTACTACATATTCAAGTCACAACCTTCAGGTCACATGTTGTAACAGTCTCTGGTGTGACTGGATGTTGTTCTAGGTGGTGCTGCAGCGATTCCATCTTGGGGAAAGTTTTGGCTGTCTATTTTGAATGTTTATGATTGGGATGGTTGTCACTCTATTTTCCCAGAAATCTGGTGAGTTGATGTGAAGTCGGTTTGTATATCGTTGAAATGAGTAAACAGAATTTGTCTGATTTCTAAGGTTACTACCAACTTGGTTTCCTGCTCATCCATCAAAGCTGTGGTGTCACTGCAGGCAGGTCATATCACAACAAttatagtttttgttgtatggtttttgtttttctttaaATTTTGCTGGTTGGTTTTTATAACATTTTTGGCAACATAGAACATAATCATTTGATTCTCATTCTCTTGACATCCTGGTGTCATTGTGGCAGGCGATGAATTTATATTTTTGATCATATTTCTGCACATGTAGCTGCATGCTGGTTTACGCTGGGATCTACCAGGGTGTCGGTATGCCAGGGTATACTGCCATGTTGGAGGAGAAAGTTAGGTAATACGACCAATCCTACCAAAGACTGGACTTGTGCGTGCTGCAGCTTTCTATTGGACAATGATATACATAGACTACCATGACACTTCACATTTGCTAGCAACTGTTGCCTTGTTTCTACCTGACTTGTCATACACTTATATAAACGATTTGTCTCAATGATGTAGGACTTCTTGCCACGCTATGAACATTGAACTACATTCTTTGTTATATTCTCATCATCTTTGGGTCTTTAGTAGAATCTGGATTCTTCACAGGCACAACATCAACGTTCATTATTTTAATCAACCTTCAGCACACGTGCAGTTATGTCCTAAGCCTTTACTGGCACTCCTCACTCTTTACCCGCATGCTGGTATGGTTACCAGACTCGGACAAGATACTTCTTGGTAAACCTCACTTttaccggcatgcagctagATGTGCAGAAATACCAgtagtgtatgtatatattttatattgaGTGAGCATTGTATATTGCGGTCACAAACTCGTCAGGCACTGCAGCAGAGTTATCTAGCCGTCTAGAGGCATATCACTGTAAAAGTCAATGAGAGTCAGTTGTTCAGGAACGATGCACCCAAACCAattcttcagaattgacagtTAATTCACGTGATGACAACACCGTCTGACTCTCTGCTGAGTCACATTGTTAGTGACTAAGTAAACACATCTGGCCTTGAAATTCCAGATTTCCTGCTCGAAAAAAAGATCAAACTGAGAAATATTAAAATTGTAGTGCAGCGGGCTCTAAAGGTTGGTGCCTGCAGGGATGAGAATCTAATAAATTGAGT harbors:
- the LOC134181341 gene encoding autophagy-related protein 101-like, whose product is MNAKVYDFEFSTELRQVEDVILSVFHTVLFYRTSGKVQFRQEGSYSVGTVGYEDVDCETVDFTYVRCMCPQLEEKMRRDVRDFVEAFGREVRSGRVSLQFYEKRKSRWPFGEDAAIWEMWRIKVDVVRAANEKERQENSERLSEKLAETVASVAAAVSRADYTPRVPNERDVGNVFETRYREVEPYLHRLVQQVGGEEASTMSGVTGVFKKIFREALTY
- the LOC134181342 gene encoding uncharacterized protein LOC134181342, with translation MSQTQVSDGVKKEIVREGSGRQVKSGNEITVHCTGSLAGPPTKKFWSTKDPGQKPFTFQVGLGKVITGWDEGCLTMCQGEVARLTIAGYKGYGAQGFPAWGITPNADLIFEIEILSIR